The nucleotide sequence GAATCTTGCTTGATGGAATTTACAATGTTCCTCCAGGAACAATCGTTATTGTGGGTGCAGGAACAGTAGGCCAGAATGCGGCGCATGTTGCGCTAGCGCGAGGGGCAAAAGTAGTGGTGCTCAATCGCTCAAAATCAAAGCTCATTGAGTTGCAGAAGTGGGCAAAGAAGAATAAGGTCAATACAAAAAATCTGGTGTGTGAGCTTACAACAGAAGCGGCAATAGAAAAATGGGTAAAAGAAGCAGATGTCCTTGTCGGTGCAGTGCTTGCGGTCGGCGCAAAAGCGCCAATAGTTGTTCCAGAAAAAATGGTCAAGCTGATGAAAAAAGGAGCAGTGATTGTGGATGTTGCGATTGATCAGGGAGGGTGTGTCGCGACGAGCAGACCGACGTCGCATAAAGAGCCAATCTTCATGAAATATGATGTGATTCATTATTGTGTCACAAATATGCCCGGTGCCTATCCGATGACTTCAACAATAGGATTGACAGCAGAAACGCTTCCGTATGTTCTTTCATTGGCAAAAAATGGAGTTCTCAAAGTAGCAAAAGCAGATAAGAATTTTGCGAAAGGAATAAACACCTACAAAGGGCAGTTGACCAATCAAAGTGTTGCAAAAGCGTTAGAGATGGAATACAAGTGGAAGGATTTTTGGAGTTTAGTGAGATAGTCTCTTTCTTATCACAGAAAAACACGCACTATCTTAATGTATGAGTCGCTCAGCAAGTCCTACAGCACAATTCATCTCTTTATTATTTTTAAAAATAAAACAAGAAGCAATTTAAATTGGAAAAAATACCTTGAGAGATGAATATTGAGGAGCGAATAGCGCAAGCAGAGCAAGCAAACCGTGTTGCAAGTTTTCTTATTCCTGTACAAGATGAAAATATATTTCTTACAGAGCGGGTAAAAGATCCCTACAAAGGATTTTATTGTGCGACAGGGGGCAAAAGAGTCTACTTGCCAGACAGCGCAAGATATGAAACACCAGAAGAAACAGCAGTAAGAGAATTTTGTGAAGAAAAATATTCAGGAACAGTAAAGCCAGAAGAGCTTCTTCGCTGTGATCTTTCCATTATATATCTGGGATTTATTTTTGATGATGAATTTGATTTCATATGTCACACATCAATTGGATGTTTTGATGGAGCGCCAGATTTTATCTTGAAGCAAGACGAAGTGAGAAGAAAAAGAAATCTGGAAGACATAAAGCCAGAAAACATAAATCCTATCACGCAGCATATGTTAGAGAGAGTGCGATTTATGGATTTTAATTATATGCTTCCAGCAGTATATCAGCAGAGAGATTTTCTGTTTCCGCAAATCCATCATTTTAGCAGTGAACCACCGTTTGATGTTCCGACAGTAAAATATTGTCGTTGGAGAGAATAAAAAAAGTGGTAGGCGCCTGAAGATTGTATCATACACGTTCTGTTGTGTGCTCCTGATCCTTCTCTGTTCCGAACCCCCTGAAGCATCAGGTGCGTCACTGAGTGCTGCTTCATTCCTGACCTGACACGGTTCATGAAGCATCCGATCCTCAAGGACAGAACATCATTGTACAGACCAAGCACAACAAAATATGTATAATCCGCTCTCCAGTTTCACCCCATCATAAGCCAGTTTATGGTGACAGGAGTCGGCTACTCTCCCAGTAGAGCCTACCAAGGAGAAGCAAGGATGTCTTGTATTTTAAATGTTGTGCACAATCACCTTTATAATTTCTAAAAACCTCCTAGAACACATGCAAGCCCAAATTATTTTCTTAGGTACAGCAGGAGACGCGTTCGTCCTCAGTAAGCAGGACAGAATCGCGGGTGGTTTTATTGTGCAAACAGAGAACGCGCAGCTCCATATCAATCCAGGCCCAGGAGCGTTTCTTGCGGCGAGCCTTGCGAAAATACAAGTCCAAAAAACAACAGCAGTCATAGTGACAGATAACACATTCATCCACACGCATGATGTGGCTGCGTTAATCGAAGCAATGACCTTGGGAACATTTGACGCGAAAGGATTGTTGCTTGGCCCAAAGAGCGCGTTGGAAGAAGTTGATCCAAAAAATCCTCCAAGAGTTCAAAAAAAATATCAGGACGCAGTGGAAAAAACAATTCTTTTGCAGGAAGAAACAAGAGTAGAATGCAACGGAATTCAAATTCAGACAGTAAAAATAAAAAATAGCGATCCAACTGCAATTGGTCTGAAGATAATCACAAAAGATTTTTCGTTGGGGTATACAGGAAAAACAAAATACACTGCAAAATTAAAAGATGCGTTCAACGATGTAGAAATAATGATTTTTGAACTTTCCTTATTAACAGAAGAAAAAAAAGAAGACGGTCTTTGTTTGGAAGAAGTGAAAAAACTCCTTGAAGAAATAAAGCCGCAGCTCGCGGTGCTTACAGGTTTTGGAATTTCCATACTGAAAGAAGATATTTTGGAACTCACCCGTGCTCTTTACAAGCAAACAGGAGTCCAGGTAATTGCGGCGAAAGAAGGATTTTCTTTTGATCCAACAAATTACGCAGTGAAATTGCGGCAGAAAAGATTGATTTAATAGCGTCTTTCGAAAGCGGCTACACCTACGCGAAGCTTTTCTTTATTTTTCTCAAGAGATGAAATGGATGCGACAAGAAGGAAAGGATATTGCTGTATATGATGGTAGAGTGCTTCAATGGCTGCCTTTTTTTGTTCTTTTGGAATAGTTCTATAATCATACAGCTCCAGCAGCATCCATGCCATTTTTTCCCGTTTCTTTTGTGGTGTTGTTCCAAGCAGAATGCCATCATCATAAGCAATACCTCTTGTATAGAGAAATTGGATGTTGCCGGTCATTGTGTTAGGAGAAACGCCGAGAAGTTGTGCATAAACAAATACTATATCTCTTCCAGAATTTCTGTCATTATAATCCGATCGCAGAAGACAGATATGGTTTCGATAATTTCTTTCAACAGTTTTTGGGTGCATTCCAAGCAATTGCGCGTTTGCTGCGATTTTGCTGTTGGATAGTCCAAGTTTTTTAAGATGATAATGGTTCTTATCTATTTCTTCCGAATCGCGTGCGAGAAGTTGTGCTTGTGATGCTATTTTTTTATCAGTGAGTCCAAGCATATGAAGCCGCTGATGTTTTTTTTCGAGAGTGGCAGGGTCAGCGCCGAGGAGTTGTGCCTGTGACGCTATTTTTTTTCGCGTTAATCCAATCCGCTTGAGGCATGTATAATTTCGTTGCAGTGTTTCTGGATTGCGAAGGAGGAGTCGAAGATGGGTAATTATTTTTGCGTCAGATAATCCAAATCGCTTCAGCGTCCTGTAGCTCTTCATAATAGTCTGTGGATCTCTTCCGAGAATTTGTGCTTGGGATACAAGCGAAGCGTCGCGCAGTCCAAGTTTCTTGAGAAAGTCATAATTTCTTTGCACTGTCTCAGAATGAATGCCCAGTAATTGAGGGTGTGCCGCTATGGTGTTTGGAAGTAAACCAAGAACACATAAATGCTGATAGCGCGATTTGACAATAGTGGGATCTTCACCGAGGAGATGGGCATGGCGGAGCATGACCTCCTGTTGAATGTCATAAGACGTTAAAAGTTCGTACATTTCTCTGACAGTATTTTCTGTTGCTTCTGCCCTGTTGAGTATCCAGTCTATGGAAAATTCACTGATGGATGAATCAGGAAAGAATCCATAAAGAATCGCTTCCAAACTAATCTTGTCCATGGGTTGAGAGAAGGGGGTACGCTATATAAATATTACTAATTAGTAGTGAAATTAGAGAAAAATATAAAAAGGGGGAGAATTGCCAAAGAAGAATGGCGAGAATACTAAAGGCGATGCTGGGTGCTACCGTTCTGTCTATGGGCTGTAATAATATTGATTGTGCTGCGGAAAAGATGACAGATGGCGAGTTTCCAGTCTACATTGTTCCAGCGTCGTATTATGATATGGAAACATTCAGAGAAAACAGTTGTGCGTTGGTGGAGTTGTTTAAAGATCATTATTTCTGGCACGAACATTTTGATCAAC is from Candidatus Woesearchaeota archaeon and encodes:
- a CDS encoding NUDIX domain-containing protein, with the translated sequence MNIEERIAQAEQANRVASFLIPVQDENIFLTERVKDPYKGFYCATGGKRVYLPDSARYETPEETAVREFCEEKYSGTVKPEELLRCDLSIIYLGFIFDDEFDFICHTSIGCFDGAPDFILKQDEVRRKRNLEDIKPENINPITQHMLERVRFMDFNYMLPAVYQQRDFLFPQIHHFSSEPPFDVPTVKYCRWRE
- the ald gene encoding alanine dehydrogenase translates to MFIGVPKEIKNSENRVGCTPEGVKKLVSQKNKVWVEAGAGLGSGFDDYEYKKAGAQIVSTDDVWRAELIVKVKEPLLMEYHLLKENQILFTYLHLAGGDQDLTRELLRRKMTAIAYETVENKKGELPLLKPMSAIAGKMAVQIGTEYLAKFKGGRGILLDGIYNVPPGTIVIVGAGTVGQNAAHVALARGAKVVVLNRSKSKLIELQKWAKKNKVNTKNLVCELTTEAAIEKWVKEADVLVGAVLAVGAKAPIVVPEKMVKLMKKGAVIVDVAIDQGGCVATSRPTSHKEPIFMKYDVIHYCVTNMPGAYPMTSTIGLTAETLPYVLSLAKNGVLKVAKADKNFAKGINTYKGQLTNQSVAKALEMEYKWKDFWSLVR